A single window of Kitasatospora sp. HUAS MG31 DNA harbors:
- the deoC gene encoding deoxyribose-phosphate aldolase yields MSTLAANAPGAAGSGLADVAASEASLRRFLHGLPGVDQVGLEARAATLGTRSIKTTAKAYAIDLAISMIDLTTLEGADTVGKVRALCTKGRNPDPSDPSAPRVAAICVYPDMVATAKAALRGTDIQVASVATAFPAGRAALPVKLADTADAVADGADEIDMVIDRGAFLSGRYLDVFNEIVAVKEACRRPDGTSAHLKVIFETGELQTYDNVRRASWLAMLAGADFIKTSTGKVAVNATPPVTLLMLEAVRDFRAQTGIQVGVKPAGGIKTTKDAMKYLVMVNETLGDDWLTPHWFRFGASSLLNDLLMQRQKLTTGRYSGPDYVTVD; encoded by the coding sequence ATGTCCACTCTTGCAGCCAATGCCCCCGGCGCTGCGGGCAGCGGTCTCGCGGACGTCGCGGCGTCCGAGGCCTCGCTCCGCCGCTTCCTGCACGGCCTGCCCGGCGTCGACCAGGTCGGCCTGGAGGCCCGCGCCGCCACCCTCGGCACCCGTTCGATCAAGACCACGGCGAAGGCGTACGCCATCGACCTGGCCATCTCGATGATCGACCTGACCACGCTGGAAGGCGCGGACACGGTCGGCAAGGTGCGCGCCCTGTGCACCAAGGGCCGGAACCCCGACCCCTCCGACCCGTCCGCCCCGCGGGTCGCCGCGATCTGCGTCTATCCGGACATGGTCGCCACCGCGAAGGCCGCCCTGCGCGGCACCGACATCCAGGTCGCCTCGGTCGCCACCGCCTTCCCGGCGGGCCGGGCCGCGCTCCCGGTGAAGCTGGCCGACACGGCCGACGCGGTGGCCGACGGTGCGGACGAGATCGACATGGTGATCGACCGCGGCGCCTTCCTGTCCGGCCGGTACCTGGACGTCTTCAACGAGATCGTGGCCGTCAAGGAGGCCTGCCGCCGTCCGGACGGCACCTCCGCCCACCTCAAGGTGATCTTCGAGACCGGCGAGCTGCAGACGTACGACAACGTGCGCCGCGCCTCCTGGCTGGCCATGCTCGCCGGTGCCGACTTCATCAAGACCTCCACCGGCAAGGTGGCGGTCAACGCCACGCCCCCGGTGACCCTGCTGATGCTGGAGGCCGTCCGCGACTTCCGGGCGCAGACCGGGATCCAGGTCGGCGTGAAGCCCGCGGGTGGCATCAAGACCACCAAGGACGCCATGAAGTACCTGGTGATGGTCAACGAGACCCTGGGTGACGACTGGCTGACCCCGCACTGGTTCCGCTTCGGCGCCTCCAGCCTGCTCAACGACCTGCTGATGCAGCGTCAGAAGCTGACCACCGGACGGTACTCCGGTCCCGACTACGTGACGGTGGACTGA
- a CDS encoding aldehyde dehydrogenase family protein codes for MAKNNKKAEEPVRKNGLFEYAPAPESPAAAGDIATSYGHFIGGEFVESSGSEALKTVNPATEQVLAEFAHGTDEDVDRAVTAARKAFADWSALPGSERAKYLFRIARIIQERSRELAVLESIDNGKPIRETRDVDLPLVAAHFFYYAGWADKLDYAGFGPNPRPLGVAGQVIPWNFPLLMLAWKIAPALATGNTVVLKPAETTPLTALRFAEICRQAGLPKGVVNIVTGDGRTGAALTAHPDVNKVAFTGSTPVGRAIAKQLAGTRKKLSLELGGKAANIVFDDAPIDQAVEGIVNGIFFNQGHVCCAGSRLLVQESIQDELLDALKRRMATLRVGDPLDKNTDIGAINSAEQLARITALTDAGESEGAERWSPSCDLPANGFWFRPTLFTGVSQAHRIAQEEIFGPVLSVLTFRTPTEAVEKANNTPYGLSAGIWTEKGSRILWMANQLKAGVVWANTFNKFDPTSPFGGYKESGYGREGGRHGLEAYLDV; via the coding sequence ATGGCGAAGAACAACAAGAAGGCGGAAGAGCCCGTGCGCAAGAACGGCCTCTTCGAGTACGCGCCCGCCCCGGAGTCCCCGGCCGCGGCCGGTGACATCGCGACCTCGTACGGCCACTTCATCGGCGGCGAGTTCGTCGAATCCTCGGGCAGCGAGGCGCTGAAGACCGTCAACCCGGCCACCGAGCAGGTGCTGGCGGAGTTCGCCCACGGCACCGACGAGGACGTGGACCGCGCGGTCACCGCCGCCCGCAAGGCGTTCGCCGACTGGTCGGCGCTGCCGGGCAGCGAGCGCGCCAAGTACCTGTTCCGGATCGCCCGGATCATCCAGGAGCGTTCGCGCGAGCTGGCGGTGCTGGAGTCGATCGACAACGGCAAGCCGATCCGCGAGACCCGCGACGTCGACCTGCCGCTGGTCGCCGCGCACTTCTTCTACTACGCGGGCTGGGCCGACAAGCTGGACTACGCGGGCTTCGGCCCGAACCCGCGCCCGCTGGGCGTGGCCGGCCAGGTCATCCCGTGGAACTTCCCGCTGCTGATGCTGGCGTGGAAGATCGCCCCGGCGCTGGCCACCGGCAACACCGTGGTGCTGAAGCCGGCCGAGACCACCCCGCTGACCGCGCTGCGGTTCGCCGAGATCTGCCGCCAGGCTGGTCTGCCCAAGGGCGTGGTCAACATCGTCACCGGCGACGGCCGCACCGGCGCCGCGCTGACCGCCCACCCGGACGTCAACAAGGTCGCCTTCACCGGCTCCACCCCGGTCGGCCGGGCGATCGCCAAGCAGCTGGCCGGCACCCGCAAGAAGCTGTCGCTGGAGCTGGGCGGCAAGGCCGCCAACATCGTCTTCGACGACGCGCCGATCGACCAGGCCGTCGAGGGCATCGTCAACGGCATCTTCTTCAACCAGGGCCACGTCTGCTGCGCGGGCAGCCGCCTGCTGGTCCAGGAGTCGATCCAGGACGAGCTGCTGGACGCCCTCAAGCGCCGGATGGCCACCCTGCGGGTCGGCGACCCGCTGGACAAGAACACCGACATCGGCGCCATCAACTCGGCCGAGCAGCTCGCCCGGATCACCGCGCTGACCGACGCCGGCGAGTCCGAGGGCGCCGAGCGCTGGTCGCCGTCCTGCGACCTGCCCGCCAACGGCTTCTGGTTCCGCCCGACGCTGTTCACCGGCGTCTCCCAGGCGCACCGGATCGCCCAGGAGGAGATCTTCGGCCCGGTGCTGTCGGTGCTGACCTTCCGCACCCCGACCGAGGCGGTCGAGAAGGCCAACAACACCCCGTACGGCCTGTCGGCGGGCATCTGGACCGAGAAGGGCTCGCGCATCCTGTGGATGGCGAACCAGCTCAAGGCCGGTGTGGTCTGGGCCAACACCTTCAACAAGTTCGACCCGACCTCGCCGTTCGGCGGCTACAAGGAGTCGGGCTACGGCCGCGAGGGTGGCCGGCACGGTCTGGAGGCCTACCTCGATGTCTGA
- a CDS encoding aldehyde dehydrogenase family protein has translation MSDLMPRLDVFKTYKLYVGGKFPRSESGRVYEVTDSKGQWLANAPLGTRKDARDAVLAARAAVKGWSGTTAYNRGQVLYRVAEMLQGRREQFAAEVATAEGVGGKKAAALVDAAIDRWVWYAGWTDKVAQIAGGANPVAGPYFNLSTPEPSGVIGIVAPQAGYGHSFLGLVSVIAPVIATGNTVVVAAAEKAPLPALSLGEVLATSDLPGGVVNVLSGRTADIAPTLASHQDVNGIDLTGAIALDGPGAAAALEASAADTLKRVTRPAEEPSSLDWTNPPGTDRLLSFLETKTVWHPMGL, from the coding sequence ATGTCTGATCTCATGCCGCGTCTTGACGTCTTCAAGACCTACAAGCTGTACGTGGGCGGGAAGTTCCCGCGCTCCGAGAGCGGGCGGGTGTACGAGGTGACCGACTCCAAGGGCCAGTGGCTCGCCAACGCCCCGCTCGGCACCCGCAAGGACGCCCGGGACGCCGTGCTCGCCGCCCGCGCCGCGGTCAAGGGCTGGTCCGGCACCACCGCGTACAACCGCGGCCAGGTGCTGTACCGGGTCGCCGAGATGCTGCAGGGCCGCCGCGAGCAGTTCGCCGCGGAGGTCGCCACCGCCGAGGGCGTCGGCGGCAAGAAGGCCGCCGCCCTGGTGGACGCCGCCATCGACCGCTGGGTCTGGTACGCGGGCTGGACCGACAAGGTCGCCCAGATCGCGGGCGGCGCCAACCCGGTGGCCGGGCCGTACTTCAACCTGTCCACCCCGGAGCCCAGCGGTGTGATCGGCATCGTGGCCCCGCAGGCCGGGTACGGTCACTCCTTCCTCGGCCTGGTCTCGGTGATCGCCCCGGTGATCGCCACCGGCAACACCGTCGTGGTCGCGGCCGCCGAGAAGGCGCCGCTGCCCGCGCTGTCCCTGGGCGAGGTGCTGGCCACCTCCGACCTGCCGGGCGGCGTGGTCAACGTCCTCTCCGGCCGGACCGCGGACATCGCCCCGACGCTGGCCTCGCACCAGGACGTCAACGGCATCGACCTCACCGGTGCGATCGCCCTCGACGGTCCCGGCGCGGCGGCCGCGCTGGAGGCCTCCGCCGCGGATACCCTGAAGCGGGTTACCCGCCCGGCGGAGGAGCCGTCCTCCCTGGACTGGACCAACCCGCCCGGCACCGACCGGCTACTCTCCTTCCTGGAGACCAAGACGGTCTGGCACCCGATGGGTCTGTGA
- a CDS encoding ATP-binding protein has protein sequence MSDSPLNRAPISRARVILLSGPSGSGKSSLAERTGLPVLQLDDFYKDGDDPTLPQFEDGGGTDWDSPLSWHREDALAAIRRLVETGRAEVPVYSIPDNGRVGTHTLDLDGAPAFIAEGIFAAELAGQCAAEGLLGEALCLRNRPLTTAWRRFRRDVREGRKSVPYLVRRGWRLMRAERGIVGRQVELGALACAGPEAARRITAVADRDLTLV, from the coding sequence GTGAGTGACTCCCCGCTGAACCGCGCCCCGATATCCCGCGCCCGCGTCATCCTGCTGTCGGGCCCCTCGGGGTCGGGGAAGTCCTCGCTGGCGGAACGGACCGGGCTGCCGGTCCTCCAGCTCGACGACTTCTACAAGGACGGCGACGACCCGACCCTGCCGCAGTTCGAGGACGGCGGAGGCACCGACTGGGACTCGCCGCTGTCCTGGCACCGCGAGGACGCCCTGGCGGCGATCCGGCGGCTGGTGGAGACCGGACGCGCCGAGGTGCCGGTGTACTCCATCCCCGACAACGGCCGGGTCGGCACCCACACCCTGGACCTGGACGGGGCGCCCGCCTTCATCGCCGAGGGGATCTTCGCGGCGGAGCTGGCCGGGCAGTGCGCGGCGGAGGGGCTGCTCGGGGAGGCCCTGTGCCTGCGGAACCGGCCGCTGACCACCGCCTGGCGGCGGTTCCGGCGGGACGTCCGCGAGGGGCGGAAGTCGGTGCCGTACCTGGTCCGGCGGGGGTGGCGGCTGATGCGGGCCGAACGCGGCATCGTCGGCCGGCAGGTCGAACTCGGCGCCCTCGCCTGCGCCGGCCCGGAGGCCGCCCGCCGCATCACGGCCGTCGCCGACCGGGACCTGACGCTGGTCTGA
- a CDS encoding phytoene/squalene synthase family protein: MGWWERALDAAGVADPVLRADFGRQREEVTAYRREAAMATGLLLPGRMVPPVMAATAFMHRTDSLLDSGPADRGAREEAFRRWRGQVLDGLAAGRSEAPELRPLLHTVAAHPVLRDRIPEYLDAAAVELDFTGFATEADYQRYVDAYSLPGFMAVAALLGPRGDQTAYRAACRTYIDAAQRLDFVNDLAEDLGEGRLALPAEALARHGVERADLEAGRDLPGVRGLLGEALDLAEVTLAEGAAVVELVPEANRPMVRGLIGLDRLTLAAARRDPAALLRRSARPSVPGALRLLAGEYRRARRLRRR, encoded by the coding sequence GTGGGTTGGTGGGAGCGCGCGCTGGATGCGGCCGGGGTGGCCGATCCGGTGCTGCGGGCGGACTTCGGGCGGCAGCGCGAGGAGGTCACCGCGTACCGCCGGGAGGCGGCGATGGCGACCGGGCTGCTGCTGCCGGGCCGGATGGTCCCGCCCGTGATGGCCGCGACGGCGTTCATGCACCGCACCGACAGCCTCCTCGACAGCGGCCCCGCCGACCGCGGCGCCCGCGAGGAGGCGTTCCGGCGGTGGCGCGGGCAGGTGCTGGACGGGCTCGCCGCGGGCCGCTCCGAGGCCCCTGAGCTGCGTCCCCTGCTGCACACCGTGGCCGCGCACCCGGTGCTGCGCGACCGGATCCCGGAGTACCTGGACGCGGCCGCCGTGGAGCTGGACTTCACCGGGTTCGCCACCGAGGCGGACTACCAGCGCTACGTGGACGCGTACTCGCTGCCCGGCTTCATGGCGGTGGCGGCGCTGCTCGGCCCCCGGGGCGATCAGACGGCATACCGGGCGGCCTGCCGCACCTACATCGACGCCGCGCAGCGGCTGGACTTCGTCAACGACCTCGCCGAGGACCTGGGCGAGGGGCGGCTCGCGCTGCCGGCCGAGGCGCTGGCGCGGCACGGGGTGGAGCGGGCGGACCTGGAGGCGGGCCGCGACCTGCCGGGGGTGCGGGGGCTGCTCGGCGAGGCGCTGGACCTGGCGGAGGTCACCCTGGCCGAGGGTGCGGCGGTGGTGGAGCTGGTCCCGGAGGCGAACCGGCCGATGGTCCGCGGCCTGATCGGCCTGGACCGGCTGACCCTGGCCGCCGCCCGCCGGGACCCGGCGGCGCTGCTGCGCCGTTCGGCGCGGCCGTCGGTGCCCGGCGCGCTGCGGCTGCTGGCCGGCGAGTACCGGCGGGCCCGCCGGCTGCGCCGCCGCTGA
- a CDS encoding S28 family serine protease translates to MRGWIRRLLVPVAAAVMLAAPGTLPAAAADGTAEQDVRTAIEHVPGLTVLEERPAAPGLRFFVLQLRQPIDHRHPEAGTFQQRITLLHKAVDRPTVLWTGGYQVPLDPARSEPATLLDGNQLNVEQRFFGTSVPSATDYRTLTIEQAADDHHRVVEAFRSVYRGRWISAGGSKGGMATVYHRRFHPGDVDGSIAYSAPDNVDDREDSAYLDFLATAGTPECRAALRTVQREALLRRDELVARYADRAARDGTGFTVIGSADKAFEIAVLRLPFTFWQSGGQAACPTVPGTGTPTDDLDRWIDRTGRLTVYTDRVARDFIPYFYQLGTQMGYFDVETAHLADLLRYPGATEPRSFVPRDIPMRHQPGAMRDIDRWVRTAGTRLLFLNGRLDPSVAEPFRLGPGSRDSYVLWDPDAAHATRIGELPDAERAVATATLMRWAGLD, encoded by the coding sequence ATGCGGGGATGGATCAGAAGGCTGCTGGTACCGGTGGCGGCGGCGGTGATGCTGGCCGCGCCCGGCACCCTGCCCGCCGCGGCGGCGGACGGGACCGCGGAGCAGGACGTCCGCACCGCCATCGAGCACGTGCCCGGCCTCACCGTGCTGGAGGAACGGCCCGCCGCCCCGGGCCTGAGGTTCTTCGTCCTCCAGCTGCGCCAGCCGATCGACCACCGGCACCCGGAGGCCGGCACCTTCCAGCAGCGGATCACCCTGCTGCACAAGGCCGTCGACCGTCCCACCGTGCTGTGGACCGGCGGCTACCAGGTCCCGCTCGACCCGGCCCGCAGCGAGCCGGCCACCCTGCTGGACGGCAACCAGCTCAACGTCGAGCAGCGGTTCTTCGGCACCTCCGTGCCCTCCGCCACCGACTACCGCACCCTGACCATCGAGCAGGCCGCCGACGACCACCACCGGGTGGTCGAGGCGTTCAGGTCCGTCTACCGCGGCCGCTGGATCTCCGCCGGCGGCAGCAAGGGCGGCATGGCCACCGTCTACCACCGCCGGTTCCACCCCGGCGACGTCGACGGCAGCATCGCCTACTCGGCACCGGACAACGTGGACGACCGCGAGGACTCCGCCTACCTCGACTTCCTCGCCACCGCCGGCACCCCCGAGTGCCGCGCCGCACTGCGGACCGTCCAGCGCGAGGCCCTGCTCCGCCGCGACGAGCTGGTCGCCCGGTACGCCGACCGGGCCGCCCGCGACGGCACCGGCTTCACCGTCATCGGCAGCGCCGACAAGGCCTTCGAAATCGCCGTGCTCCGGCTGCCGTTCACCTTCTGGCAGAGCGGCGGCCAGGCCGCCTGCCCGACCGTCCCCGGCACCGGCACCCCGACCGACGACCTCGACCGCTGGATCGATCGGACCGGACGGCTCACCGTCTACACCGACCGGGTGGCCCGGGATTTCATCCCGTACTTCTACCAACTGGGCACCCAGATGGGGTACTTCGATGTCGAGACCGCCCACCTGGCCGACCTGCTGCGCTACCCCGGCGCGACCGAGCCGCGCAGCTTCGTGCCGCGCGACATCCCGATGCGCCACCAGCCCGGCGCGATGCGGGACATCGACCGCTGGGTGCGGACCGCCGGCACCCGGCTGCTGTTCCTCAACGGCCGGCTCGACCCCTCGGTCGCCGAACCCTTCCGCCTCGGCCCGGGCAGCCGCGACTCCTACGTCCTCTGGGACCCGGACGCCGCCCACGCCACCCGGATCGGCGAACTCCCGGACGCCGAACGGGCCGTGGCGACCGCGACCCTGATGCGCTGGGCCGGCCTGGACTGA
- a CDS encoding SigE family RNA polymerase sigma factor produces the protein MTATLTTHAGARDARSSVAIARKRYEVRTDEVSGSVVVRGCAHSAGSRRPVVAGRGGEVYGIGHRGSTAADSATTMTLRGIFPVRGGGNAAGGAGSGEPDSREAAGTTLLRLAPAVSEPEQGGAQGERSDHIAEFTAYVRERRASLYATAYHLTGDRYEAEDLLQSALFSTYRAWDRITDKAAVGGYLRRTMTNLHISAWRRRKVNEYPTEELPETVGDTDAMGGTELRTVLWQALAKLPENQRTMLVLRYYEGRTDPEIADILGISVGTVKSSIWRALRRLRDDEQLNRTGDTQHAFGELVA, from the coding sequence ATGACCGCAACGCTCACGACCCACGCAGGGGCCCGCGACGCGCGCTCGTCGGTCGCCATCGCCCGCAAGCGGTACGAGGTCCGGACCGACGAGGTCTCCGGCTCCGTGGTCGTACGGGGGTGCGCGCACAGCGCCGGATCTCGCCGCCCGGTCGTTGCGGGCAGGGGTGGGGAGGTGTACGGGATCGGCCACAGGGGGAGCACGGCGGCCGACTCCGCCACCACCATGACGCTCCGGGGGATCTTCCCGGTGCGCGGGGGCGGCAACGCGGCGGGGGGTGCCGGTTCGGGGGAGCCGGACAGCCGCGAGGCCGCCGGGACGACACTGCTGCGCCTGGCGCCCGCGGTGTCCGAGCCGGAGCAGGGAGGCGCGCAGGGGGAGCGGTCCGACCACATCGCGGAGTTCACCGCGTACGTGCGTGAGCGCCGCGCCTCCCTGTACGCCACCGCCTACCACCTCACCGGTGACCGCTACGAGGCCGAGGACCTGCTGCAGAGCGCGCTCTTCAGCACCTACCGCGCCTGGGACCGGATCACCGACAAGGCCGCGGTCGGGGGCTACCTCCGCCGCACCATGACCAACCTGCACATCTCCGCCTGGCGCCGCCGCAAGGTCAACGAGTACCCGACCGAGGAGCTGCCGGAGACGGTCGGCGACACCGACGCGATGGGCGGCACCGAGCTGCGCACCGTGCTCTGGCAGGCGCTGGCCAAGCTGCCGGAGAACCAGCGCACCATGCTGGTCCTCCGCTACTACGAGGGCCGCACCGACCCGGAGATCGCCGACATCCTCGGCATCAGCGTGGGCACGGTGAAGAGCTCCATCTGGCGCGCCCTGCGCCGGCTGCGCGACGACGAGCAGCTCAACCGGACCGGCGACACCCAGCACGCCTTCGGCGAGCTGGTCGCCTGA
- a CDS encoding response regulator transcription factor, translated as MPFLLLIEDDDAIRTGLELALTRQGHRVAAASSGEDGLKLFKEQRPDLIVLDVMLPGIDGFEVCRRIRRTDQLPIILLTARSDDIDVVVGLESGADDYVVKPVQPRVLDARIRAVLRRGERESSDSSTYGSLVIDRSAMTVTKDGLDLQLTPTELRLLLELSRRPGQALSRQQLLRLVWEHDYLGDSRLVDACVQRLRAKVEEVPSAPTLIRTVRGVGYRLDPPA; from the coding sequence GTGCCTTTCCTGCTTCTGATCGAGGACGACGACGCCATCCGGACCGGGCTCGAACTCGCCCTCACCCGCCAGGGCCACCGTGTGGCCGCCGCGTCCTCCGGCGAGGACGGCTTGAAGCTCTTCAAGGAGCAACGTCCGGATCTGATCGTGTTGGACGTGATGCTGCCCGGGATCGACGGTTTCGAGGTCTGCCGGCGGATCCGGCGGACCGACCAGCTGCCGATCATCCTGCTGACCGCGCGCTCCGACGACATCGACGTGGTGGTCGGCCTGGAGTCGGGGGCGGACGACTACGTGGTGAAGCCGGTGCAGCCACGGGTGCTGGACGCCCGGATCCGGGCGGTGCTGCGGCGCGGCGAGCGGGAGAGCTCGGACTCCTCGACGTACGGCAGCCTGGTGATCGACCGGTCGGCGATGACCGTGACCAAGGACGGCCTGGATCTCCAACTGACGCCGACCGAGCTGCGGTTGCTGCTGGAGCTGAGCCGCCGGCCGGGTCAGGCGCTGTCCCGGCAGCAGTTGCTGCGGCTGGTGTGGGAGCACGACTACCTGGGCGACTCCCGGCTGGTGGACGCCTGTGTGCAGCGGCTGCGGGCGAAGGTGGAGGAGGTCCCCTCCGCGCCGACGCTGATCCGTACCGTGCGCGGGGTGGGCTACCGGCTCGACCCGCCCGCGTGA
- a CDS encoding HAMP domain-containing sensor histidine kinase has protein sequence MTDQFTPPRRRSGLRRRLRSLRVRLIAVFAAVALITAVAVSGIAYWLNRDAVLKRAQDTALNDFRVSLTRNASALPLGATCEDLANLAVQVASSGLNYDVVVTDEAHPECTASSDPSRFTVGHVPKSLRSTVATPRETGPTNPYAYHLYWQRVNLDGPYLVGGTRVVPTGPTAYMFKSLENERADLNTLGWSLAIATLLALIGSALLAQAASSTVLRPVKRLGEAARRLGAGELDTRLEVEGGDELADLARTFNRAAASLSEQVAELSAREAQSRRFVADMSHELRTPLTAMTAVTDILEDEADALDPMIEPAVRLVVSETRRLSDLVENLMEVTRFDAGTAKLVADEVDIADLIMSCIDGRAWYDAVEVDTPRGILATVDPRRLDVVFANLIGNALKHGGSPVRVELRQEGEQVVVRVSDSGPGIPEEVLPHVFDRFYKADKGRARSEGSGLGLSIAMANAQIHGGTITAANGERGAVFTLTLPLRPPVPGGGPTDKEAGR, from the coding sequence TTGACTGACCAGTTCACCCCGCCGCGCCGGCGTTCCGGTCTGCGGCGGCGGCTCCGTTCGCTCCGGGTTCGGCTGATCGCGGTGTTCGCCGCGGTCGCGCTGATCACCGCGGTGGCCGTGTCCGGGATCGCCTACTGGCTGAACCGCGACGCGGTGCTCAAGCGCGCCCAGGACACCGCGCTGAACGACTTCCGGGTCTCGCTGACCCGGAACGCCTCCGCCCTGCCGCTCGGCGCGACCTGTGAGGATCTGGCCAATCTCGCGGTCCAGGTGGCGAGTTCGGGCCTGAACTACGACGTGGTGGTGACCGACGAGGCGCACCCGGAGTGCACCGCCTCCTCGGACCCGTCCCGGTTCACGGTGGGCCATGTGCCGAAGTCGCTGCGCAGTACGGTGGCGACGCCGCGGGAGACCGGCCCGACCAACCCGTACGCGTACCACCTGTACTGGCAGCGGGTGAACCTGGACGGGCCGTACCTGGTGGGCGGGACGCGGGTGGTGCCGACCGGGCCGACCGCGTACATGTTCAAGTCGCTGGAGAACGAGCGGGCCGATCTCAACACCCTGGGCTGGTCGCTGGCGATCGCCACGCTGCTGGCGCTGATCGGTTCGGCGCTGCTGGCGCAGGCGGCCTCGTCCACGGTGCTGCGTCCGGTGAAGCGGCTGGGCGAGGCGGCCCGGCGGCTCGGCGCGGGCGAGCTGGACACCCGTCTGGAGGTCGAGGGCGGTGACGAACTGGCCGACCTGGCACGGACGTTCAACCGCGCGGCGGCCTCGCTCTCGGAGCAGGTCGCGGAGCTGAGCGCGCGGGAGGCGCAGAGCCGGCGGTTCGTCGCCGACATGTCGCACGAGCTGCGGACGCCGCTGACCGCGATGACCGCGGTGACCGACATCCTGGAGGACGAGGCGGACGCGCTGGACCCGATGATCGAGCCGGCGGTCCGGCTGGTGGTCAGCGAGACGCGGCGGCTGTCGGACCTGGTGGAGAACCTGATGGAGGTGACCCGGTTCGACGCGGGCACCGCCAAGCTGGTCGCCGACGAGGTGGACATAGCCGACCTGATCATGTCCTGCATCGACGGCCGGGCCTGGTACGACGCGGTGGAGGTGGACACCCCGCGCGGGATCCTCGCCACGGTGGACCCGCGCCGGCTGGACGTGGTGTTCGCCAACCTGATCGGCAACGCGCTCAAGCACGGCGGCTCCCCGGTCCGGGTCGAGCTGCGGCAGGAGGGCGAGCAGGTGGTGGTCCGGGTGTCGGACAGCGGGCCGGGCATCCCGGAGGAGGTGCTGCCGCACGTGTTCGACCGGTTCTACAAGGCCGACAAGGGCCGGGCCCGGTCCGAGGGCAGCGGCCTGGGGCTGTCCATCGCGATGGCCAACGCGCAGATCCACGGCGGCACCATCACCGCCGCGAACGGCGAGCGCGGGGCCGTGTTCACCCTGACCCTGCCGCTGCGCCCGCCGGTGCCCGGCGGCGGGCCGACCGACAAGGAGGCCGGCCGGTGA
- a CDS encoding VanZ family protein, whose product MSGAPERGGGTVRRPPGVLRCVHRDGTTTPAESAESAVDATGNPSSDRTDPAPRVSRPLKAVSRVLLALYLLALGWLTLRPVPVSWTYPANLTPLASVDRALADGGHAVVRQLAAGLLPLVPFGALLPLVGGRLRTPWLPSLLRTLGCSALLATGCEILGGWSPGHVLNVDDILLGTLGAALGHLTLAPAVRGLLQLSRPRVRRERGETRPYALAAARPQL is encoded by the coding sequence GTGAGCGGGGCGCCGGAGCGGGGCGGCGGAACCGTCCGCCGCCCGCCCGGCGTCCTGCGCTGTGTGCACCGAGATGGCACCACCACGCCTGCCGAGTCCGCCGAGTCCGCCGTCGACGCGACCGGGAACCCGTCGTCCGACCGGACGGACCCCGCGCCCCGCGTCTCCCGCCCGCTGAAGGCGGTGAGCCGGGTGCTGCTGGCGCTGTACCTGCTGGCACTGGGCTGGCTGACCCTCCGTCCGGTGCCGGTCAGCTGGACCTACCCGGCCAACCTCACCCCGCTCGCCTCGGTCGACCGGGCGCTGGCCGACGGCGGTCACGCCGTGGTCCGCCAGCTCGCCGCCGGGCTGCTGCCGCTGGTGCCGTTCGGGGCGCTGCTGCCGCTGGTGGGCGGACGGCTGCGGACCCCGTGGCTGCCCTCGCTGCTGCGCACCCTGGGCTGCTCGGCCCTGCTGGCCACCGGCTGCGAGATCCTCGGCGGCTGGTCGCCCGGGCACGTGCTCAACGTGGACGACATCCTGCTCGGCACGCTCGGCGCCGCCCTCGGGCACCTGACCCTCGCCCCGGCGGTCCGTGGGCTGCTCCAGCTGTCCCGCCCCCGGGTGCGCCGGGAGCGCGGCGAGACCCGCCCGTACGCGCTGGCCGCGGCCCGGCCGCAGCTCTGA
- a CDS encoding PspC domain-containing protein, whose amino-acid sequence MSSLARPRHDRVIGGVCAGLARRFGMTPWTVRIIFLASCLLPGPQFLIYLALWLLLPQEP is encoded by the coding sequence ATGAGCAGCCTCGCCCGTCCCCGTCACGACCGCGTCATCGGCGGCGTCTGCGCCGGCCTGGCCCGACGCTTCGGGATGACGCCGTGGACCGTCCGCATCATCTTCCTCGCCTCCTGCCTGCTGCCCGGTCCGCAGTTCCTGATCTACCTGGCCCTCTGGCTGCTGCTCCCGCAGGAGCCGTGA